In one window of Flavobacterium ginsengisoli DNA:
- a CDS encoding NAD(P)-dependent alcohol dehydrogenase: protein METKSIKAFGTEAAEAPLKTLDIKRRAVQAHDVEIEILYCGICHSDLHSARNEWHGTIYPIVPGHEIVGRVTKVGEHVKGFKVGQLAGVGCMVDSCRECEQCKEGLEQYCDPGSILTFNSPDEHLGGQTFGGYSQSIVVDENFVLHISDKLELSAVAPLLCAGITTYSPLKHWKVGPGQKVGIVGIGGLGHMGIKLAKAMGAHVVVLTTSMSKFEDAKRLGADEVILSTDPEQMAKHAKSMNFILDCVSAEHNIDSYLNLLKVDGTLTLVGAPMDPLPVTSFSLILGRRSFAGSAIGGIAETQEMLDFCAEHNITADVEVIGVNDVNDAYERLLKGDIKYRFVIDMASLK, encoded by the coding sequence AAGCATTAAAGCGTTTGGTACAGAAGCTGCCGAAGCACCATTAAAAACCTTAGATATTAAAAGAAGAGCTGTACAGGCGCATGACGTAGAAATCGAAATTTTGTATTGTGGAATCTGTCATTCTGATTTGCATTCGGCTAGAAATGAATGGCATGGCACTATTTATCCGATTGTTCCGGGACATGAGATTGTAGGCCGTGTTACTAAAGTTGGAGAACATGTAAAAGGTTTCAAAGTTGGTCAATTAGCAGGAGTAGGCTGTATGGTAGATTCTTGTAGAGAATGTGAGCAATGTAAAGAAGGTTTAGAGCAATATTGTGATCCAGGAAGCATCTTAACATTCAATTCTCCCGACGAACATTTAGGCGGACAAACTTTTGGAGGTTATTCTCAAAGTATTGTTGTTGATGAAAACTTCGTATTGCATATTTCAGATAAATTAGAACTGTCGGCTGTTGCGCCACTATTATGTGCAGGAATTACAACCTATTCTCCGTTAAAACACTGGAAAGTTGGTCCTGGACAGAAAGTTGGAATCGTAGGAATTGGTGGTTTAGGACATATGGGAATCAAATTGGCTAAAGCTATGGGAGCTCATGTAGTAGTTTTAACCACTTCAATGTCTAAATTCGAAGATGCGAAACGCCTTGGTGCAGATGAAGTTATCTTGTCTACAGATCCAGAGCAAATGGCAAAACATGCAAAAAGTATGAACTTTATTTTAGACTGTGTTTCTGCAGAGCATAATATTGATTCGTATTTAAATTTACTGAAAGTAGACGGAACATTGACACTTGTTGGAGCACCAATGGATCCTCTTCCTGTAACTTCTTTCAGTCTGATTTTAGGAAGAAGAAGTTTTGCAGGTTCAGCAATTGGCGGAATTGCAGAAACTCAAGAAATGCTTGACTTCTGTGCAGAACATAACATTACGGCAGACGTAGAAGTAATTGGCGTAAATGATGTAAATGACGCTTACGAAAGATTATTAAAAGGAGATATCAAATATCGTTTTGTTATTGATATGGCGTCTCTTAAATAA